In Candidatus Woesearchaeota archaeon, one DNA window encodes the following:
- the thyX gene encoding FAD-dependent thymidylate synthase — translation MNVQLITKTVGIGKYSELNSEQIISAIARHGIIKEDEGKLVKYLMDSAHWSPLDMINFTFEIETSRDIGRQILRHQSIKFQEHSTRYSNRIKFEDIELRKEHPTNRQSSTDIFNPTINMNWIIDNSYNILASDAIKDFLNKVQSLYLELTSNGVAKECARHLLPGCLTTTMSANGTLRSWLAFLNVRCDNHAEKEIQIIANNIGEYLEIELPNVFSEIQWRNGMFM, via the coding sequence ATGAATGTACAACTTATAACAAAAACTGTGGGGATAGGAAAATATTCTGAATTAAATTCAGAACAAATTATTTCTGCAATTGCTAGACATGGTATTATTAAAGAGGATGAAGGTAAATTAGTAAAATATCTAATGGATAGTGCTCATTGGAGTCCATTAGATATGATTAATTTTACATTTGAAATTGAAACAAGTAGAGATATAGGAAGACAAATACTAAGACATCAATCAATTAAATTTCAAGAACATTCTACTAGATATTCAAATAGAATTAAATTTGAAGATATTGAACTTAGAAAAGAACATCCTACTAATAGACAAAGTAGTACCGATATATTTAATCCTACTATAAATATGAACTGGATAATAGATAATTCTTATAATATATTAGCTTCTGATGCAATAAAAGATTTTTTAAATAAAGTACAAAGTTTATATTTAGAACTTACTTCTAATGGTGTAGCTAAAGAATGTGCTAGACATTTACTTCCAGGATGTTTAACTACTACAATGTCTGCTAATGGTACATTACGTAGTTGGTTAGCTTTTCTTAATGTTAGATGCGATAATCATGCAGAAAAAGAAATACAAATAATTGCTAATAATATTGGAGAATATTTAGAAATAGAACTTCCTAATGTTTTTAGTGAAATACAATGGAGAAATGGAATGTTTATGTAA